The sequence gttttggaaatcgtacctttttttttctttctttcttttttttttttacattatctGGACCTACCACATCCAGGCTGCCAGTGTCAAATTAGCGTCCGTGCTAACCGTGACCTTTTCACACTGAAGGGGCAAGACGGCTTCCACGAACACTGGCTCATTGTGGCCAGGGCCACTTCCCTGGATGGCTGTTGGGAAATGGATGTGGATGACACTTTCTCTGACATGGCAGTAGCTCATGTGATGTATGAAATTGGATAATAGTGGTCATATAACAAATAATCATTCAACAGATAATCATTGTCGCTGTCCGATCGCTCACTTATTCCGGCTAATTCCACAGAGTGGGTGGTGACACTCATTATTGTGTTCCTGTAACTGTTTTGTCAAAGTGCAGGGTGTACTTCGTTGCAGATGTTACAGCTGGGCCGTGCACAtatatttggggggggggttctcaaGCGAAAACAAGGACACCCACTCACTGacagttatttatttaaaaaaataaagttatCTGTAGTCAGGGGCGTCACTGGACAATTATGGTTAGACGGCTAAACTATCCCTAGTGGGTTTATTTGGTATGTGCACATAGGCCTATTGATATGCTACCATTCTTGTCACCTACCCTGAAAAATGATATTTAGATAAcaaaatctatctatctatctatatatccatctatatatatatatctatctatatatatatatatatatccatctatctatttattaatcATTTTAAGTTGGCCTATGAGCTAATTTAAGTAGGCCTTTGAGCTACATAACCTATAGCCTATCAATGAAATGTGGATCATACTGAACATTTCCTTGACAGCATAGATGGCCACACGACTGCAGCTCTATCAGCGCTCCACAATAAAGGCGTGACGACTGCGTAGACTATTAACCATGTTATCCATATTCATTTATTACATGTTTATAAGTTGCCTGACAAAGGAACTGACGGAGTTCACTCGTTTTCATcgacaattacattttttgccGGACTAGGTTGTTTGTTGTTCGGCTACTGTCTAGGTTAGGCTGCTTGGTCCATTGCAGGCTGCATCAGGATGTTTTAATAGTGGTTTAATTTCACAACAGTGACAAAGAATGCGTTGGCCTTAAGGCACTGTGTCCTGGCTGTCACCAATGATGCcaggtcagggaggtgtggatGTTGCTCTGCAGGGCACTCAATCTGCGTGCATTAACTTCAGTTTCTGTGGCAGGGGGCAGTCAAAGGGGAGGATTTAGAACAAAGGGGAGGGCAGAATTAGAACCCATTAGAACCCATTAGAACCCATTAGAACAAAGGGGAGGCCCAGGGGATAGTGCAGTCTCGGTGAATAAAACCCAAATGCAGTCCGAGGGAACAGTCACAGCATTTACTTGAATTTGATGCCATAGTTACAAACTTAAATCTAAAATTAGAAATAGTTAGAGAGATCCCTGCAAAAAATGGCAATCTTCAAGTCAGGGCTCAGAAAGTCACCTGAGCACCACCTGGGTTCTAACTGTGCCGGTGCCCGTATTACAGTAATCTATGGTAATGCCACTATTTTAAAAGGGTCACACCTTATGAGACGGCACAGGGATGAGCTGACAAAACTGCTGGATTGGATGCCAGTaaggtgtttctctctctcttccttttagTCTTATcgagtctgtctctctttcactctttctactgctgcctctctctacttttttctaattttctttcattctctttctctctctctctctctctctctctctctctctcctctctctgtccctcccgcTCCAGCCCTGACCAGTTGGGCCTTGTTGCAACAAGTGGAGTCAGAGAGCCCAGGAGTCTGCCAGAGTGTTACTATTACTAATAACTCCACTCCCTGTCCACCTCATTTCCCTTGCAAATCACCCTCCTGTTTCCCAGAGCCGCGCGGAACGCCGAGTCCCGCACCGACAGCCCCACCGGCCCCCCACCGGCCCCTGGAAAGCACTCTGCGCAGGCTCATTAAAAAGGATGAGACTATTGTGGAGGTACGTGCGCCGCTCCCAGGGTTTGGCTCGGAATTGGACAATGGTGGACACTACAGAAAGAGTTTGTTTAGTTGTCCTTATGCAatgattcttcttcttttttttggttgtggttgttgctctttttcttcccttcctgttcttctgcctctttttcttctccgctctttctgtcacacacacaacaaggatGTGACAGATGGAATTTGAAGGCCTTTGCTGTGTCATTTGACTCATGGAAAGTTTGTCGAATTCCATATGGAGGTCACTTAAAACGCGTCTATCGCAAATGTCGATTTAAATAAAGTAAGCGCGGATGACTGGAGCATGGAGCGTAAGGGCCTGGCCTCTTCTGCTTGTGAGGGCGGTTTCTGGGGAAAGCCGTCTGTTTGGCGTAGCGGCCTGTGGGAAGCAGACCTACACCTGATGCTTGGCTTTCAGTCGCTTTCTGTACAGCTCTCCTGAGGCTCCCGGCGCCTCGCCCCAAATGTTCCCCAGTGAAATGAGACCCAAGCACCCTGAAGagccttttttttccctttcagctTGATTCACGTCTGTTCTTTCTCGAGAGTTACTCCTGAAACTATTTGGCAAacaatggagagaaaaaaaaacacgcttTTTTCCCTCATCGCCACCCACTCCCATCTGCTCTGTTATTGTCTtctatttaattattattattgttgccaTACTTTTAGGGGGGTTCGTTTCTGCTTGTCGAGTAGTTGGCGTTTATTTTCTCACTTTCCTCCGTTGCTTAAGGAGAGTTGCGATATGAAACGGTCCGAGGGAAATTCCTCCACTGCGTGCATCTAATGGCCCATTCACGGCGTCCTTAATGACTTGTCAGTTCCCCTGCCCTTCCATTTTCTCTCCAATTAATTCTTTTATTGCTGTCCGGATAAAGGGAGACAATAGGACCGCTCCGCCGCATAATGAATCATTAAAATTCAGCAGCGCTGCGCCCGGCCCTTGGCTCTCTCCCGCGACCAGTTGGGGACGGCTGCTTGGCATGCATGCTGGTACTCAGTTTCAAACTCTATGCCCAGTGGACCCTAAGTTGGGTTACACataaacgcacgcacacacacggagacacaccaGCATTTAACTGAACAAGCCTGCTCAGGCTACATGTCTGATTCAACTGGTATCCAACTAGGAAGACGTGAGTCATTTCATGCCAACGCGGTTGCACAgttttttaggttttttttaacACGCCCGTCTTTTGGTTTGAAATGTCTCAGCTGTCAACCAACTTATCCACAAGTTGCCCCTCGAGATCTCAAGGAAAGTCAGTGTTAACAAATGAAGCTGGAAGGACAACTGACAAAAGAAAGGGTACTACCAAATGGATCTGAATTTCTTGCGTTGCTCTGCCCATTCCCCATCCACCATATCTGTCTTCTTTCAGATGCCTTTCATCTACAAcaattgtgtttttcttttcgtAAAGAGACACATCTGGGTCTGTGCGCTTTTATATTTTAGTGCTGCAAAAATCTGTCACTGTCGACATTTTCCATGGCACGGATCCCAGGGGAACGGTGCATGCAGTGAAATAAAGACTTGACCTGCGTTTGCGTCACACAACTCCCGGCCAAATCTAGCGGCTGTAGTCAAGTGATGTCTGCAAAGTTCAACGTTAATGGAGACTACGCATTTCTGCGAATGAAAGACAGTTAATCGATgatgaaaatatttattttaacattGTAGTTTTTCAACACACATCATTCACTATTCAGAGAAAAGTTACGTTTATTTTTTCACAGAAATTACCAACAAGTAAGGTTagctgtgcttgtgaggatATTCTAGTAAacatggagaaaagaaaaagaaaaacccatACATATGGTCCTTTCTTTCAACGTACACCGGGAAAAATAAAGTTGGCTATGAACACTGTTTCAAGGTGAGTGAAATGCAATATAAAGCTGGAAATAATTACAACATcgtaaaataaaaaacaaaatccATTCTATGAGATTCGGATAGCACCAAATTATGCTCGAAAGTGGCGAGTCTCCCTAAAGTCGTATTATTATGTTTATCGACAAATGCATTTTGCAAGAAGttgttaataattaaataatgaattggCTTTCTGATCATTCTGATGCAACACGAGGTTTTGAACCTGGGCAATGAAAGTGCCTTTGAATTGACACATCGTAAGACATaacatatctctctgtctcacacgcaCTACACGCACACGAATATTCCAAGTCTGGCGGACCGTTTTAAATGAAAGTCCTTTTCAAAATAGTTTAGGGCTTGAACTGAAACACGACAATCCATCGTATCCTACGAAATAAGTAGAGCGACATCAGGCGTAATGTATAACCAAGCTGGCGATGTCAAGAAGGGGTTCCACTTCTGTCTCGAGAAAGTCCTGTGCTTCCCGCTGTGCGAAAAACAGCTGACACCTCGCTCAAAACGGGGCCGAGTTATCTTACAGCGTTTCCGTCCACCCCACATCATGACTAATCGCGATTTGGTAGGCATAGCATTTAGACACCTGTTTCATCACGTGGTTTGCAATTGGTCCCAGTTTATTAGCTTGCTTTCAACAACCTGGAATGAAGATTGTGTGCAGGTCGGTTTGCGTGGAAGGCCACATCAGACACCAATCCTTTATCAGAGATAGAAAAGCCTGCATTTCTTATTTTGAAACACCCACCGCACCTCCTCAAAAACATCTGTACAACTATACAGCGGCAAAAGAACACGtttaacataaatacatatggaatagttaaaaaaaattataactTCACTTTAAAAACACATATTAAGTTTATGGTCCCTCTGCCTGAAGCCAGGGTTCTTTGCAAATTCACGCTGCAGAAAAGAGCCCTTGCTGCCTTGTATTTTAAGAATATTTTATAATTGGTCCCAGTGCACATATTTCTGCATTAACTTACTCCATCTGTCTCATCAAATCAGTTGGCCTGTTTTTGTAATTATCTCCTACACaagtcagtacacacacagccatggaaAAACACACCAACAGCCGCAGACGGGGGtttgagcagagtgtgtgtgtgtgtgtgtgtatgtgtgtgtgtgcgtgcgcgtggactgggggagggagatggtggAAGGGGAATGAtagcgcgggggaggggggttgttgGTGACAGGTGGTCCTCACAGAGGATTTCCGTTTGCTGTTCAGGCACCAATATATCAAGTTCTGCCTTCAAAATGTCCGTACAATACAGGAAAAAAACTGCatcaaagtttaaaaaaaaaaaaaagattcagcaggcacttcactctccctctctcaccactattctctctctcttaatctctctcatttttctggTATAAACTGAGATGGCACATATTCTCTTCTCCTGGTTGAGGACCCTTCCTTAGTGCAATAAATGGCTGTACAGGCGACTCCTCTCAGCTCTGTCGGGAGCCCTCGGCAGGGGCATTTTGAGAGAGTCAGGGGCATTTTGAGAGAGTAAGGATGTGGCCCTCAGGGCCTGGACAGGGTAGTGTAGACCGGCTGCTCCCAGTTGGCTGCGGGGCTGTGGgaggactggagagagaggctgttgaGGATGGGGCTGCCGTAGGGCCTCCGCGAGGAGTGGAAATAGGGGTACTGATAGAGGCCGGAGGGGTACCCAGAGTAGGGGCTGTAGTAGCCGGTGCTCTGCAGGTCTGCATAGTCACACtgggagctggagaaggaggaagcGGAGGCCGAGGCCGAGCCGGCGGCAGAGGTGACGCAAGGCTGGGGAGGGTAAGGTGGGTAGTCGGGGTGGGAGGGCGAGGCGTGGGGGGGCTCGCTGTAGTGGCTGGGACTCAGCTGCTCGGTTTTGATGTGGGTGCGATGGCTGGCAGCGTCGGCGGAGGGAGAGGCGGAGGAAGACGGGCCGACGGCGCTCTTGCGGCTCCATGTGGTCGGGGCTGAGCTGGCGTGGCTGTACGGCGAGCTGAAAGGACCCCCGGGGTTGGGCCCGTGCCCGTGGTCGGAGCCTGGCATGTTGGCAGCGGTGGCCGTGGTAATGTGCCCGTTGAGGGGAAGGTACTGGTCGAACTCATGCACATCGAAGGCCTCCATGTTGGAGATGACGTCGGTGCTCAACTCAGAGATGTCCACATTGCTGAAGTCGATGTTCTGCCGCCCTCCGCTGCTGTCCACTAGACGCCGACCCTCGTGCTTCAGTTCGCCCTTGCCCCCGTGGTGCAGGTCTGTCTTAGGagtggtggggggtgtgggaggACCATGTGGTTGACCTATAAGCAGATATTGAGATGTCAGAACCCGGTCAGTAACAACCGTCTATGACTGCACCTGAtttaaatgttaaattgtaagcaAATTTAAGAAGTTCACTGCTCTGAGCAGGCACGTCACTCACCTGTGTGGTCTGGGTGATGGTGAGCGTCCGCTAACCCTGCCAAACCGCCCATTCCAGGCTCGGTCTTGTACATTTGGTGACCCAGTTCGGCCCCCGAATCAGAGTCGTTCTGACCAGGCTTCACGCTTTTTCGTCGTCTAGGTTGATACTTGTAGTCTGGGTGATCTTTCTTGTGCTGGACTCGCAGCCGTTCGGCTTCCTCGACAAACGGTCTTTTCTCATTCTCTGATAACAAGCTGTGGTAACAACATACAACTGTTCAGTGACGGAATACATTTTGGAACTTTTTAATTAACGATTTTTAATACATAACGATGCGTATACTAGTTCATTCAATCGAAATATTAACATCAAAGCAAATATATCATTCTATTTtgcataggcctacatgtgcAAATATGCACTTTTTCAACTTGCCCACACACTTTTAATTCATTAAACAGAGTGGTGTCATATTGACCAACATATATAGTTGTTATGTAATTTACTACACATTTAACTACACTGCTGCAGCATCAAATATAAAAAGCGAAAATATTTAAGCTCACCGCCATAATTTGCCAAGGGTCTTGCTAAGTTCGGCGTTGTGCAAATGGGGGTACTGGTCCGCGAGCTTCCTGCGGGCAGCCTGCGCCCACACCATAAAAGCATTCATCGGTCTCTTCACATGAGGTTTGTTTTTCAGCGAGCCGTTTCCCCGAGCGGGCATAGGAACCAGAGACCAGTCATATCCCTTAAGAACTTGGGAAACCGCATCTCGGATGCAGGCAGGGAACCTGTCATCTTCGCTATCCGCTTTTTTGCCCAAGCCGGCGAGGAGGGAGCCGTGTCCGTCGGAGCCTGTCGGAGAGGAAGGAGCATCTGAGTCGGATTCATCCTGGGACATGGAGCTGTTGGTGCCCGCAGGGCTGCATGGGGGCTCCATGAGTGTCTTGTGTTCCTCTGTCATTTTCAACATAGAACAGCCAGCTAGAAATAATCCTGTGAAACGTTTCTAGTTGAGGAGGATGAACGAACCAAATCCAACTTGAAACTGAAGAGGACTGCACTTTACACACTCATCATCATTTACCCGACCAAGGAAAAAGATAACTGTGCTATCTCCTTCCTCGCTTGGTGTTCTTGACCTGCCTCTCTAACTGAGCACTTGAATGCAGTCTGAACGTTGAAAGTGGTCGACGGTCAGAAGACTTTACTCGAAGTTTGAGCTCCAAACCCCTCCtactgcatctgattggtttaGACGTTTCATCATATTCCTTTTCAATTGGCTCCAAAACTTTACCGGCAATTCATTAGGCATAATTTCTCAACTTATTTCTATGGCCGTTCTACGTCGCTCAATTTTCTCTGTTGTGCTTTAATACACTTGTACATCGTCGtggacgtttttttttcaatatctGCAATTTTTCTGTAACACAAATGTCGTTTTAATAGTTTCAGGCGCAGATTATTGGTAGGCTGCCATGGGTGATGAAAGTACGAACCTATTCTTTGAAAACGGTTTTAAacttttttgtaactttttgttattgttttggaaTTGAATAACAAATtagttcgttaaaagttctacATCATTTCAAAATTCAGTGACGATATTTGCATTAGGctactttttaattattatgaAGGGGCTTCAAATTTGAGAGACGAATGTACTCTGACTTGTGTTGCTGTTTCCACCAGAACAGAATCATTTTACAGGGTGACAGTGCCTGACCGATACGGTAGTAACATTAGAACCATGTATATATTTGCGATTgtaagacaaaacacacatgtaaacataaCGGTCAGTGAACGGTATAAACGCCCACACAAAAAATTAATAGAGCATGACCTGCTTAAATTGTTCATGTCTGTACTCCTCACTTTGTTATGTTAAATTACGTTCATGAATATGTCTACTCCAAGAAGTATGCTATACATACAATTTCGTTCGTTCTCTGCATCACATATTTGTCGAACGATTAAAatagttttctgtgtgtttctgcctaAAGGAGGATAGAAGGCAATGTTCACAATTATGTTTCTCTTTAACTACAGTGTCAAAATGTATATGTAAACTAGTGGAGAGTGATGCCCGTACCACCAGCTCGGTCTGCATGCTTTCTCCAGTGGGACCGACCCAGTAGCCTAAATGAAAACGGAAAGCGTTGCAACTGAAAAAAAGAGGGTTGGTGACCATAGAGTTAATgtcaaattacattttaaacttCAGAGAGCTTTGTCTTTGTACTATTCTGTTCAGCACCCTCAGGGAAAATATTTGGTCTTTACTCCAAAGGCATCAGAAATGTCCCAATCGTTACTGCGATGCGATGCACGGTAAGGTACAGGTGGCAATGTTGTTTCACTGTGATATAAGAGTGTTTCAAACGATGTACTTTGTTTATTTGGAGGATGTTGTGTTGCCCTGGGGATTTGGATTCACACTGAGCTGGCAACCAGTTGGGAAAGCCCCGCAGAGCAGGATCTTCATGAAGATGCACTCCCGTGCCCATGGTAACCGACCAATTAGCATTCGGATTCAGGCCTCGCATATGCAGTGACGGCGCGAGCAAGCGCGAGAGATCACACGAAGTCCACAGAAGTCACAGCGACCTTGACCTCGATGTTAGCGACAAAGTGAGGTAATACATAACCTGTCAAACATGGTAATTCAAATGAACGAAGgacaattaaataaaagctaAGAACAATTAAAGTGAATAACATCAAAGTATTGACATGAATTACTAGTTTATACGGTGACAATGAGTTGACATTTGTATTCTATGTAACGTACAAGATCGTGTCACTGCACCATTGCTACAACCCATTGCTAGAACCTCACTAACGACTAGTCTAGCTATTCATATAATTATTACAATTGAGAATCATTTATTAGCATAAGTTAATGTAATTTTCAGCTTTTACAAGTAATATCGACTggattaaaaacattttaaggTTGTGGTGCTGTTCAAAGGCCTCCGTGAGTAACATTCTCCATGAGGGTAGGACGTCACCACAATTTGAATGTAAACAAATGAGCCTGAGGTCTGTTCAGGCATTGTAGTGTGCCAGGTAAAGAATAACCTTGTTGTAGTAAGACAAAGAGCCCTGTGAGCTTGTGATAACACTGGCAGAACTGAAACAGTGCAGCTAGTGGCCCACCTAAAGGTCTCTTTGTCCGCTGCATGCCAGTTAGCTCCTCCAACATATAAAAGGAAGTCTGCCTCAAACAGTAGATTGTGTGTTGGCAGCagctggggagaaaaaaaagcaaaccatTTCATTTCACATAAAAGAAGAACTTTAAAGTCGAATGTTACATAGTGACTTAAAGAGGGTGACagcgaaagagaggggaagcaagagacagacagagagagagagagagagagagagggcaagataagagagagagagagagagattgaatcACTGCCTTTGTTCGAGTTCTCTTTGTGTCCATGTATTGCAAAGTTGATTTTTATCACCGGCTTTCCCATGAAAAGACTGAAGGTATGTTTCACTTGGCAGACAGAGCAGCATGCTCACAGCAAGCAGCAGGTGGGGATGACCCCAGAGCTCGCTCTCACAATGGGACAGGAGAGCAGAATGGCGGATATCTCGCGTTGTGCAGTCGGCGGTGGAGATATCGTGCCGTTGGAGGGACTGATGAATGAATGCCTGGCCTGAGcatctgtggtgtgtgctgcTACACGTCGCTGGAAGGTAAGTGACTGACGGAGTTCGTGTGCAGTGGTTGTGCACTGTAGCTGACGGAGGTTGTGTGCAGTGGTGGTGCACTCTAGCCTGAGGGTACAGCTGGAGTTCAGGACCATGGATGTCAGAGCCTGTGATTCCTTTAGTAAAAACACCAAATCTTCTAGTACTATGGATTTgtattttatatgtatatatattttttttttacagcaccaCTAAGCTTGAAACATTCATCTCTATTTGAATGACTGAAGTTAAAAGAAAGGAAAGTTTATGTGATTTATTTGAAAAGACTTCTGATGATTTGACTGATTTACTGATTTATTTGAAAAGACTACTGATGATTTGACTgatttatcttatttatttgAAAAGACAATTGATGATTTGACTGATTTACATATTTTGGTTTCCTTCTCATTAACTGTAATTATAGAAAGTTTGTTTCATTGTTGTGCTGCTACTTATCTCAGTAAACATGTGTTGCATGGTTGCAAGTACAGTCCTCAACCATGGTGGTAATTCAGGACTAACTGGCtgtaaaaacaaaccaaaaatagGATAGATATGCACAGTTTTGTAATATGTACAGAGCattattattacatatttaCCTTAAGTTCagatatatatttgtgtttatagCTACAACTTAGTTTTGAAACATATTGTGTTGGGGGAACACATTTACCTATAGTTGTTTTGGGCAAGTTAGTGTCCTGTTGTGAACATTTATTGCAGACAAATATGCAAATTTGGTGTGTTGTAGTAGACAGCATGGCAGTGTATCTTCTAAGGTAATCAAGAAACATCCTGCAATATAATTTGTTTCTGGACAGGCCAACAATGAACACAGTCCCTGCGGAGCCTGACCCTAAGTGGACACGGCCTGGCTCCACTGGATGCAGAGAGTGAACCTGGACTGAGCCAAATGCCCGGTCAGAAGGGGGTTCCGGGGCTGTCAGTGCctcgcacacactctcctcaggAGGAAGGAAGTACCCGGTGAATGACTGAAAGGCAGCCACCGGGCCGGCATCAGCTCCGGTGAGTAATGTTAGCCGAGCACGTCCGCatgggcagagggagaggatgtaTCAAATTGGAGCAGGCTGTGGTCATCAGAAAGTCGCATCTCATTAGAAAGCGCCGTTGCACCATAGCAGCCGTAGCCGTAGCCGTAGCCGTAGccgtagcagc is a genomic window of Clupea harengus chromosome 1, Ch_v2.0.2, whole genome shotgun sequence containing:
- the LOC105905283 gene encoding transcription factor Sox-8, which gives rise to MLKMTEEHKTLMEPPCSPAGTNSSMSQDESDSDAPSSPTGSDGHGSLLAGLGKKADSEDDRFPACIRDAVSQVLKGYDWSLVPMPARGNGSLKNKPHVKRPMNAFMVWAQAARRKLADQYPHLHNAELSKTLGKLWRLLSENEKRPFVEEAERLRVQHKKDHPDYKYQPRRRKSVKPGQNDSDSGAELGHQMYKTEPGMGGLAGLADAHHHPDHTGQPHGPPTPPTTPKTDLHHGGKGELKHEGRRLVDSSGGRQNIDFSNVDISELSTDVISNMEAFDVHEFDQYLPLNGHITTATAANMPGSDHGHGPNPGGPFSSPYSHASSAPTTWSRKSAVGPSSSASPSADAASHRTHIKTEQLSPSHYSEPPHASPSHPDYPPYPPQPCVTSAAGSASASASSFSSSQCDYADLQSTGYYSPYSGYPSGLYQYPYFHSSRRPYGSPILNSLSLQSSHSPAANWEQPVYTTLSRP